A window from uncultured Desulfobacter sp. encodes these proteins:
- a CDS encoding MinD/ParA family protein encodes MDQAKGLRQMARTSAMQKQERNKNSNVRSYPRVIAVTSGKGGVGKTNIVGNLAVAMTRLGKRVVIIDADVGLANIDIVFNLRPKYNIRHLLSGEKTLSQVMVKTDHGIRILPGGSGFADLTRFSEGEKLTLLSEFEAFSDMADIILLDTGAGISSNVLYFNASADQCLVVATTEPTSITDAYALMKVMSQEYGIKHFKLVVNMADNRAGAKKVYGSLSNALDKFLKNVVLEYCGYIPFDPALQKAVRNRSILLDLVKYSPAGDAMSDLAKNLLNDGRTNQNEGNLTFFMNRVFAAAQ; translated from the coding sequence GTGGATCAGGCAAAAGGACTGCGGCAGATGGCCAGGACAAGCGCGATGCAAAAACAGGAACGAAACAAAAATTCCAATGTCCGTTCATACCCCCGGGTCATTGCGGTGACCAGCGGCAAAGGCGGGGTGGGCAAAACCAATATTGTGGGAAATCTGGCCGTGGCCATGACGCGGCTTGGAAAACGGGTGGTGATCATAGATGCCGATGTGGGGTTGGCCAACATTGACATCGTATTTAACCTAAGACCCAAATACAACATCCGTCATCTGCTATCCGGGGAAAAAACATTGTCCCAGGTGATGGTAAAAACAGATCACGGCATCAGGATTCTACCCGGCGGCTCCGGGTTTGCCGATTTGACCCGATTCAGCGAAGGGGAAAAACTGACCCTGCTGTCTGAATTTGAGGCATTCTCTGATATGGCGGACATTATTTTACTGGATACCGGGGCCGGCATTTCATCCAATGTGCTCTATTTTAACGCCTCTGCAGACCAGTGTCTGGTGGTGGCGACCACGGAACCCACTTCCATTACCGATGCCTATGCCCTGATGAAAGTGATGTCCCAGGAGTACGGCATAAAGCATTTTAAACTGGTGGTGAACATGGCGGACAACAGAGCCGGGGCCAAAAAAGTTTACGGCTCTTTGAGCAATGCCCTGGATAAATTTTTAAAGAACGTGGTTCTGGAATACTGTGGGTATATCCCCTTTGACCCGGCCCTGCAAAAGGCGGTGCGGAACCGCAGCATCCTTTTGGATTTAGTAAAATACAGTCCTGCAGGCGATGCCATGTCCGATCTTGCCAAAAATCTGCTTAATGACGGCAGGACAAACCAGAACGAGGGGAATCTGACCTTTTTTATGAACCGGGTGTTTGCAGCGGCCCAATGA
- a CDS encoding FliA/WhiG family RNA polymerase sigma factor, translated as MTKESKKNSMKYPDRKNQAAWETWRQDSIVNYSYLVRYIASRFAMRLPASVLFDELMSAGSLGLIDAVDKFDPSKHVSLETYARYRIKGAILDELRSMDTYSRSMRKKIQDISKAAKTIEDEKGRPADDDEICEALGVDLETYQNMLTDIHGAAVLSLDDFIKTKKNDISSETRFQAGLRGEQNPEDDFYRAELKSILVEAIKKLTEKEQIVVSLYYYDELTLKEIGEVLSLTESRICQIHTAILVKLHVGLDSYGK; from the coding sequence ATGACAAAAGAAAGCAAAAAAAATTCCATGAAATACCCTGATAGAAAAAATCAGGCTGCGTGGGAAACATGGCGGCAGGACAGCATTGTCAATTACTCGTATCTGGTTCGGTACATTGCCTCCCGGTTTGCCATGCGGCTGCCCGCAAGTGTGCTTTTTGACGAACTGATGTCTGCGGGGTCGCTGGGGCTCATTGATGCAGTGGATAAATTTGATCCAAGCAAACATGTCAGCCTTGAGACCTATGCAAGGTACCGCATAAAAGGTGCCATTCTGGATGAATTGCGCAGCATGGACACCTATTCAAGGTCCATGCGCAAAAAAATCCAGGATATCTCCAAGGCGGCCAAAACCATTGAGGATGAAAAGGGCCGGCCGGCCGATGACGATGAAATATGTGAAGCGTTGGGCGTGGATCTGGAAACCTACCAGAATATGCTGACCGATATCCACGGGGCTGCGGTCCTCAGCCTGGACGATTTCATCAAGACCAAAAAAAATGATATCTCTTCCGAGACCCGTTTCCAGGCGGGCCTGAGAGGAGAACAAAATCCCGAGGACGATTTCTACCGAGCCGAATTAAAATCCATTCTGGTGGAAGCCATCAAAAAATTGACGGAAAAAGAACAGATTGTTGTCTCTCTTTATTATTATGACGAGCTGACCTTGAAAGAAATTGGAGAAGTTTTATCGTTGACGGAATCCCGGATCTGCCAGATCCATACGGCGATCCTGGTGAAACTGCACGTCGGTCTGGATAGCTACGGCAAATAA
- a CDS encoding flagellar hook-length control protein FliK — protein MIPSLPIAALKIIGGKQEQSGQLDAINLKPGRIVDAKVLDVKPENLVQLLLSGKSSPPSGPGGLVQNPTQHRPGGRQVNSPTASFSSNPPGNTLPAGQKVEVSTSLPLKPGMALTLTSVATPEGTVLKPISSAVLSSLLSRSSQETDTALKILPGKHQASALLDSGIKPGRTVAAKVVDVTAQNRVQLLVGNQKLMVSTQLPLTRGMDIPMKVVRSQDGIVLKPLPNPSASIATETTGPAAGSGRATSAVPTTLSDSPRLPPTERPFQATSFQSFSPAKIFLGLGALSQLREPVLNDILMTLALKSDVRDDQFLPKIIENMGLSFEKKIADGLGQAPDKKKAAHAVKQLIAQDLKAATLSLAGMQSDPGKSTELKHISDALDNFAQLNVKSGDGMQNQDGARFLLPFPVWREDGFDFGQIMLDMGKTGPAETKKIRSISFLLNMTALGPLRADFSILEKTITGRFLLENQETCDYLTPKVSQLRQRLSKIGYQAGNIDCQVARPEQIAPTSLMFSMKPPGEVQGLNIVV, from the coding sequence ATGATCCCCAGCCTGCCCATTGCAGCCCTGAAAATTATCGGCGGCAAGCAGGAGCAATCCGGGCAGTTGGATGCGATCAATTTAAAGCCGGGCCGAATTGTCGATGCAAAGGTGCTTGATGTCAAACCTGAAAATCTTGTTCAACTGCTTTTATCAGGAAAATCATCCCCCCCTTCCGGCCCGGGTGGTCTTGTTCAAAACCCGACACAACACCGGCCGGGCGGCAGGCAAGTGAATTCACCCACCGCATCATTTTCTTCAAATCCCCCCGGCAACACGTTGCCGGCCGGTCAGAAAGTTGAGGTCTCAACTTCGCTGCCGTTAAAGCCGGGCATGGCACTGACGTTGACCTCTGTTGCCACCCCGGAGGGCACGGTTCTAAAACCGATTTCGTCGGCGGTGTTGTCTTCTCTTCTTTCCCGATCATCCCAGGAAACGGATACCGCTCTTAAGATTCTTCCCGGCAAACATCAGGCTTCAGCATTACTTGATTCCGGTATAAAACCCGGCCGAACAGTGGCTGCAAAAGTGGTTGATGTTACCGCCCAAAACCGGGTCCAACTGCTTGTGGGCAATCAGAAACTCATGGTTTCCACCCAGCTTCCTTTGACCCGGGGCATGGATATCCCCATGAAGGTCGTCCGATCCCAGGACGGAATTGTGCTAAAGCCCCTTCCGAATCCTTCTGCGTCAATAGCCACAGAAACAACAGGACCTGCAGCGGGTAGCGGCAGGGCGACATCTGCCGTGCCAACCACCTTGTCGGATTCACCGCGGCTTCCGCCAACGGAAAGACCGTTTCAGGCCACATCCTTCCAATCCTTTTCCCCGGCAAAAATTTTCCTGGGATTGGGGGCTCTTAGCCAGCTCCGGGAACCGGTTCTCAATGATATTCTGATGACACTTGCTCTGAAATCCGATGTTCGGGATGATCAATTTCTACCTAAAATCATAGAAAATATGGGCCTGAGCTTTGAAAAAAAGATAGCTGACGGGCTTGGACAAGCCCCGGATAAAAAAAAGGCTGCCCATGCAGTCAAACAACTGATCGCCCAGGATCTAAAGGCCGCGACGTTGTCCCTTGCCGGAATGCAAAGCGATCCGGGCAAGAGCACTGAACTAAAACATATCTCAGATGCGCTGGACAATTTTGCCCAGTTAAATGTCAAATCCGGGGATGGCATGCAAAATCAGGACGGCGCGAGGTTCCTGCTGCCGTTCCCTGTCTGGCGGGAGGATGGCTTTGACTTCGGCCAGATCATGCTGGACATGGGGAAAACAGGTCCGGCAGAAACAAAAAAAATACGCAGCATCTCTTTTTTATTGAATATGACCGCCCTTGGACCTTTACGGGCAGACTTTTCCATTCTGGAGAAAACCATTACCGGCCGGTTTTTACTGGAGAATCAGGAAACCTGTGATTACCTTACCCCAAAGGTGTCACAGTTGAGACAGCGCCTGTCAAAAATCGGATATCAAGCCGGAAACATTGACTGCCAGGTTGCCCGACCGGAGCAGATTGCGCCGACCAGCTTGATGTTTTCCATGAAGCCACCCGGTGAGGTGCAGGGTCTCAATATTGTGGTTTAA
- a CDS encoding EscU/YscU/HrcU family type III secretion system export apparatus switch protein, with translation MAPKDNKRKHAVALKYDKLKAAAPTVTAKGQGKVAENIIALALAHGVPVKDDPDLVEVLASLDISQEIPAEIYVAVAELLAFVYGANTDRP, from the coding sequence ATGGCACCCAAAGACAATAAACGAAAACACGCAGTTGCCCTGAAATATGACAAGCTCAAGGCGGCAGCGCCAACGGTAACGGCCAAAGGCCAAGGAAAGGTGGCAGAGAATATCATTGCCCTGGCCCTGGCCCATGGGGTGCCTGTAAAGGATGATCCGGATCTGGTGGAGGTCCTGGCATCCCTGGACATCAGCCAGGAGATTCCGGCTGAAATCTATGTGGCCGTGGCCGAACTTCTTGCGTTTGTTTATGGGGCCAATACAGACAGACCCTAA
- a CDS encoding flagellar hook-basal body protein, whose product MILEMTRPTQGGLRQERKLEAVSNNLANASTIGFKKDFVSFDKAFKARVDQDFSQGSVVKTDNPLDVALGPQGLFKVETPDGIKYTRNGNFSLSSEGILVDKSGNPVMGQGGAIFIDTRDPNTSVNINEYGEIFLDNELLDTLDVVTFEKMAALEKTGDNLFVYTGDTADEVTLDVVKVKAGSLEQANVQVVEEMAKMIDYQRMFETYTKSMKTFDEIDQKAINEVGQFT is encoded by the coding sequence ATGATTCTTGAAATGACGCGGCCGACCCAGGGCGGGTTAAGGCAGGAACGAAAGCTTGAAGCCGTCTCCAATAACCTGGCCAATGCCTCCACCATTGGATTTAAAAAAGATTTTGTCAGCTTTGACAAAGCTTTTAAAGCCCGGGTGGATCAAGATTTTTCCCAGGGAAGTGTCGTCAAAACCGACAACCCCCTGGATGTGGCATTGGGGCCCCAGGGACTTTTCAAGGTGGAAACCCCGGACGGCATCAAATACACACGAAACGGCAATTTTTCCTTGAGCAGTGAAGGCATTCTTGTGGATAAAAGCGGTAACCCGGTCATGGGCCAGGGCGGAGCCATTTTTATAGACACGAGGGACCCCAATACCAGTGTCAATATTAATGAATACGGCGAAATTTTCTTAGATAATGAACTTTTGGACACCCTGGATGTGGTCACCTTTGAAAAGATGGCGGCGCTTGAAAAAACCGGAGATAATTTGTTTGTTTATACCGGAGACACTGCAGATGAGGTTACCCTTGATGTTGTCAAAGTCAAAGCCGGATCACTTGAGCAGGCCAATGTTCAGGTCGTAGAGGAAATGGCAAAAATGATTGATTATCAACGAATGTTTGAAACCTACACCAAATCCATGAAAACATTTGATGAAATCGATCAAAAGGCAATCAATGAAGTCGGACAATTCACATAA
- the flgG gene encoding flagellar basal-body rod protein FlgG — MIRALWSAATGMMAQDTQIGVTSNNLANSSTTGFKKSRAAFEDLMYMTQRVAGQTTPGGGQVPTGIQVGMGVNTAGIQKIFTQGDYVQTDNQLDFAIQGEGFFRVLHGDEDMYTRAGDFSLDSEGYITSQAGDRLQPEIAIPAEAVTITLDDDGTLTVFADNDTILATEQVLVTTFVNPAGLYAVGGNLFRETEGSGTPQENTPGENGSGTVLNYYIESSNVDVVEEMVSLISGQRTYEANSKSITTADSMLGTAVQLKS; from the coding sequence ATGATACGGGCACTTTGGTCGGCAGCCACGGGAATGATGGCCCAGGACACGCAGATTGGCGTTACCTCCAATAACCTGGCAAACTCTTCCACCACCGGGTTTAAAAAATCCCGGGCCGCATTTGAAGATTTAATGTACATGACCCAGCGGGTTGCAGGGCAGACCACCCCGGGCGGCGGCCAGGTGCCGACGGGCATTCAGGTGGGCATGGGCGTAAACACGGCAGGGATTCAGAAAATTTTCACCCAGGGCGATTATGTTCAGACGGATAATCAACTGGATTTTGCCATCCAGGGCGAGGGATTTTTCCGAGTCCTGCACGGGGATGAGGATATGTATACCCGGGCCGGGGATTTCTCCCTGGACAGCGAAGGGTATATTACCTCCCAGGCAGGGGACCGTCTTCAGCCCGAGATCGCCATCCCTGCCGAGGCGGTTACCATTACTCTGGACGACGACGGGACCCTGACCGTGTTTGCCGACAATGATACCATTCTGGCCACAGAGCAGGTTCTGGTAACCACCTTTGTGAATCCCGCAGGCCTTTATGCCGTAGGCGGTAACCTGTTCCGGGAGACCGAAGGATCGGGAACACCCCAGGAGAATACACCCGGTGAAAACGGATCCGGGACCGTGTTGAACTACTATATTGAAAGTTCCAACGTGGATGTCGTGGAGGAGATGGTCAGCCTGATTTCCGGTCAGCGCACCTATGAGGCCAATTCAAAATCCATCACCACCGCCGACAGTATGCTGGGCACAGCCGTCCAGCTAAAATCCTAA
- the flgA gene encoding flagellar basal body P-ring formation chaperone FlgA: MNTRIISYTPVIHVDDQPETISAPYRKYLRVISYITCILIFSLEVFAATPGKIIIEVAPTAEVTSPVIYLGEVAKITAPDFFKEELTRIELGKSPPAGRMKQLSGQRVTGAINAMGLNDINIHVPKRVFVKRAGQQLDPAEVEKALREFLSGSLSKENFKLNAFKVRGIEPYPQGELSLVFDKGYTPSDNGRLSIHAEVWVDGVKADRLTVTGSLSQMKPVVVAAARLERGQTITPADVTLQDMDVFGCPPDVMTSVDQVNGMVITRAIDKGECVTPREFKRAPAIEKGAVIKMVAQKNRLSIITLGICKEDGYPGQPVTVQNLTSGKLVRGLVTEDGTVAVVF; the protein is encoded by the coding sequence ATGAATACTCGCATTATTTCATATACCCCCGTCATCCACGTGGATGACCAACCGGAGACGATCAGTGCGCCTTACAGAAAATATCTGAGGGTCATATCCTATATAACCTGCATATTAATTTTCAGCCTGGAGGTGTTTGCGGCCACACCGGGAAAAATCATCATTGAGGTTGCCCCAACTGCAGAAGTTACAAGCCCGGTCATATATCTGGGAGAGGTTGCAAAAATAACTGCACCCGATTTTTTCAAAGAAGAACTGACACGCATTGAACTTGGCAAATCTCCTCCGGCCGGGCGAATGAAACAGCTTTCGGGACAGCGGGTCACAGGGGCGATCAACGCCATGGGGCTCAATGATATCAATATTCATGTACCCAAACGGGTGTTTGTCAAACGTGCGGGACAGCAGCTCGACCCGGCCGAGGTGGAAAAAGCGCTTCGAGAATTTTTATCCGGATCTCTGTCAAAGGAAAATTTCAAATTAAATGCGTTCAAAGTCCGGGGAATTGAACCCTACCCCCAGGGCGAGTTATCCCTGGTATTTGACAAGGGGTATACACCTTCGGATAACGGCCGCCTCTCCATCCATGCCGAAGTCTGGGTGGACGGCGTTAAGGCAGACCGCTTAACGGTCACAGGCAGCCTTTCACAGATGAAACCGGTGGTTGTTGCGGCCGCACGACTGGAAAGAGGCCAGACCATAACCCCGGCGGATGTCACCCTCCAGGATATGGACGTGTTCGGCTGTCCGCCGGATGTAATGACGTCGGTGGATCAGGTCAACGGCATGGTGATCACCCGGGCCATTGACAAAGGGGAATGTGTGACCCCCAGAGAATTCAAACGCGCCCCGGCCATTGAAAAAGGGGCCGTAATAAAGATGGTGGCCCAAAAGAATCGGTTATCCATTATTACGTTGGGGATCTGCAAAGAAGACGGCTATCCGGGGCAACCTGTGACAGTCCAAAATTTAACATCGGGAAAACTGGTGCGCGGCCTTGTGACCGAAGACGGCACCGTGGCAGTTGTTTTTTAG
- a CDS encoding flagellar basal body L-ring protein FlgH, which produces MQAIKKNSIRGTLAAVLILIAGTMSGCVTGGRAPALSVLPQDAMPEPALQPDYTTAKPAEGSLWTAENRFLLDDTKAAYIGDTIIVDIVENSSSAMAVNSDGKRTTSMSVGVPTLNAFGKVTHLGGTVGDKLIDTSFENSTKGEATSDRSGQVTASVAARVTEVLPNGNLSIFGRRAMKVDNEVQYIMVSGIVRPDDIDSDNRVESTSLADSRIEYYGKGALADKQKPGWGTRIIDNIWPW; this is translated from the coding sequence ATGCAGGCAATTAAGAAAAACTCCATACGAGGAACATTGGCAGCCGTGCTGATTCTGATCGCAGGAACCATGAGCGGCTGTGTAACTGGCGGCAGGGCCCCGGCCTTAAGTGTTTTGCCCCAGGACGCGATGCCGGAGCCGGCCCTGCAGCCCGATTACACCACGGCTAAACCTGCGGAAGGCTCCCTTTGGACGGCCGAAAACAGATTCCTGCTGGATGACACCAAGGCGGCCTATATTGGAGACACGATAATCGTAGATATTGTGGAGAATTCCTCTTCGGCCATGGCGGTGAATTCCGATGGAAAACGGACAACCAGTATGTCGGTTGGGGTTCCGACCTTAAATGCCTTTGGCAAAGTGACCCATCTTGGCGGTACGGTCGGTGACAAACTCATTGACACCAGTTTTGAAAATTCCACCAAAGGCGAAGCCACAAGCGACAGATCGGGGCAGGTTACGGCATCCGTTGCGGCCCGGGTTACGGAGGTCTTGCCCAACGGCAACCTGAGCATCTTCGGGCGCCGGGCCATGAAAGTGGATAATGAGGTTCAGTACATTATGGTTTCAGGCATTGTCCGGCCCGATGATATTGATTCGGATAACCGGGTTGAATCCACCTCTTTGGCTGACTCGCGCATTGAATACTACGGCAAGGGCGCCCTTGCGGACAAACAGAAACCGGGCTGGGGCACACGGATCATTGACAATATCTGGCCCTGGTAA
- a CDS encoding flagellar basal body P-ring protein FlgI, whose product MNHHFKKIAIRLGTVLCLLFLAAPATATRIKDMAAIQGVRSNQLTGYGLVVGLNGTGDKNNILFTRQSLTNMLKKMNLHFDKSQIKVKNVAAVMATTNIPPFARIGDRIDITVSSLGDATSLKGGTLLVMPLKGIDGNVYAIAQGAVSLAIPAGMNDRSSHLLTARIINGATVEREIPFKLQGKEKLTLSLSRPDFTTARRVGDTINAALGEGIAQIIDAGSIQLNVPESMRQEHVAEFIADVEGLSVIPDTVAKVVINEKTGTVVIGSEVTISNVAVAHGDLNVVIQGQNPEYLMELPGTSTIGELVNGLNSLGVRPRDLISILESIKAAGALQATLEIL is encoded by the coding sequence ATGAATCATCACTTTAAAAAAATAGCCATCCGTTTAGGCACTGTGCTGTGTTTACTTTTCCTTGCGGCGCCTGCCACGGCCACCCGAATCAAGGACATGGCCGCCATCCAGGGGGTCCGTTCCAATCAACTCACCGGGTACGGCCTGGTGGTGGGCCTTAACGGCACCGGAGATAAGAACAATATTCTGTTTACCCGCCAGTCCTTGACCAACATGCTAAAAAAAATGAATCTCCATTTCGATAAAAGCCAGATCAAAGTAAAAAATGTGGCCGCCGTCATGGCCACAACAAATATTCCACCCTTTGCCAGGATCGGGGACCGCATTGACATCACGGTGTCTTCATTGGGCGACGCCACAAGTCTTAAGGGCGGGACCCTTTTGGTAATGCCCCTGAAAGGAATTGACGGCAACGTCTATGCCATTGCCCAGGGCGCGGTGAGTCTTGCCATTCCCGCCGGGATGAACGACAGGAGCAGCCATCTTCTCACCGCCCGGATCATCAACGGTGCCACGGTGGAACGGGAGATCCCCTTTAAGCTGCAAGGCAAAGAGAAATTAACGCTGTCTTTATCCCGGCCCGATTTCACCACAGCCCGGCGGGTGGGCGACACCATCAATGCCGCTTTGGGCGAAGGGATTGCCCAAATAATTGATGCGGGTTCCATCCAGCTGAATGTACCCGAATCCATGCGTCAGGAGCATGTGGCGGAATTTATCGCCGATGTCGAGGGGCTGTCTGTGATCCCGGACACCGTTGCCAAGGTCGTGATCAATGAAAAAACCGGAACGGTGGTGATCGGCAGTGAGGTGACCATTTCAAATGTGGCGGTGGCCCATGGGGATCTGAACGTCGTGATTCAGGGCCAAAACCCCGAGTATCTGATGGAACTGCCCGGCACGTCAACCATCGGCGAACTGGTGAACGGCCTGAACTCTTTGGGAGTCAGGCCCAGGGATCTGATCAGTATTCTGGAAAGCATCAAGGCAGCCGGGGCATTGCAGGCCACCCTAGAAATTCTTTAG
- a CDS encoding rod-binding protein, translating into MSIQMPGITTPVTANKDATDAAKQLQREKDLKKACQGFEALMLDTLMQRMRDTLPGDSLFPESNASGIYQSLHDQSLTENLSQGRRVTGFKEFLYQQLQGKV; encoded by the coding sequence ATGTCAATTCAAATGCCCGGTATCACGACACCTGTGACGGCGAACAAGGATGCCACGGATGCAGCCAAGCAGCTCCAGCGGGAAAAAGATCTTAAAAAGGCCTGCCAGGGATTTGAAGCGCTGATGCTTGACACCTTGATGCAGCGCATGCGCGATACCCTGCCCGGAGACAGTCTTTTCCCCGAAAGCAATGCGTCCGGCATATACCAGTCCCTGCATGACCAGTCCCTTACGGAAAATTTATCCCAGGGGCGGCGCGTCACCGGTTTCAAGGAATTTTTATACCAGCAGCTCCAGGGCAAGGTTTGA
- the flgN gene encoding flagellar export chaperone FlgN — translation MEKAAKKIQSLLGEKLACYQQLHLVLKAEKKAIADIDLDMIWETTKAKKDLAGKIENVRENILVACQNHFPRMDRNAETFSLNKLVHSLPLPNKHKRNIRELKRTIDKEKDIVSHFIKSNQLQVKKHLAVMDNIMEMIGNTGIQPRYTGNGMVTRKKKNYCLFAAQV, via the coding sequence ATGGAGAAAGCTGCCAAAAAAATCCAATCGTTGCTTGGGGAAAAACTTGCCTGTTACCAGCAGCTGCACCTGGTATTAAAGGCCGAAAAAAAGGCCATCGCAGACATTGATCTCGACATGATCTGGGAGACGACCAAAGCCAAGAAAGATCTGGCCGGTAAAATAGAAAATGTGCGGGAGAATATTCTTGTCGCCTGCCAAAATCATTTCCCCCGCATGGATCGAAACGCGGAGACGTTCTCCCTGAACAAACTGGTTCATTCCCTGCCGCTGCCCAATAAACACAAACGCAACATCAGAGAACTCAAGCGGACCATTGATAAAGAAAAGGACATTGTCTCCCATTTCATAAAATCCAATCAGCTCCAGGTTAAAAAGCATCTGGCTGTTATGGATAACATTATGGAGATGATCGGCAATACCGGTATCCAGCCCCGGTATACGGGCAACGGGATGGTGACCCGGAAAAAAAAGAACTACTGCCTGTTCGCGGCCCAGGTTTAG
- the csrA gene encoding carbon storage regulator CsrA, protein MLILTRKVGESIVIANDIIVKVIETGKNSIRIGIDAPREISVLRQEVFDAIQKENILSSQGTDNIDIANAAKLIGNKDKESE, encoded by the coding sequence ATGCTTATTCTAACACGAAAAGTTGGTGAGAGTATCGTCATAGCCAATGATATCATCGTAAAGGTGATTGAAACCGGCAAAAACAGCATTCGAATAGGTATTGATGCCCCCCGGGAAATATCGGTTCTTCGGCAGGAGGTGTTCGACGCCATTCAAAAAGAGAACATCCTCTCCTCCCAGGGCACAGATAACATAGATATTGCAAACGCAGCCAAACTGATCGGCAATAAGGACAAGGAGTCTGAATAA
- the fliW gene encoding flagellar assembly protein FliW — translation MKINTRQFGEVTIDGDKIINMPDGIPGFRQQKRYVVLEKKDTSPFYLFQCVDDPNLSFVVMDPLRFYPEYTLSVKDFDKTIKWEFEKEELSCFVIITIPKGKPEDMTANFMAPIVINNERKEGMQLILQGSPYSYQQLLLKEEKD, via the coding sequence ATGAAGATTAATACAAGACAATTCGGTGAAGTCACCATTGATGGAGATAAAATCATCAATATGCCGGATGGTATTCCCGGATTCAGACAGCAGAAACGATATGTTGTTCTTGAAAAAAAAGACACCTCACCGTTTTATCTGTTTCAATGCGTGGATGACCCCAATCTGTCATTTGTGGTCATGGACCCCCTTCGGTTTTACCCGGAGTACACATTGTCCGTTAAGGATTTTGATAAAACGATCAAGTGGGAATTTGAAAAAGAAGAACTATCCTGTTTTGTGATCATCACCATTCCCAAAGGCAAACCAGAAGATATGACGGCGAACTTTATGGCACCGATTGTGATTAACAATGAAAGAAAAGAGGGGATGCAGCTGATCCTCCAAGGCAGTCCTTACTCATACCAGCAGCTGCTTTTGAAAGAAGAAAAGGATTAA
- a CDS encoding flagellar protein FlaG, with product MNVTGNAIINADRPETGIRGQEPVADTARDKVTRLSELKQAESASANTEQAKSRTLEQKNEESGDQVKLTREDVEEMVEALENFANTVQTRLNFSIDDGTEDVVVKIMDKETDEVIKQFPAEEILKLREKMQDLSGLLFSTNV from the coding sequence ATGAACGTAACAGGAAACGCAATAATTAATGCAGACAGACCTGAAACCGGCATCCGGGGTCAGGAACCTGTTGCCGATACAGCACGTGACAAGGTTACCAGACTGTCTGAGTTAAAACAGGCTGAATCGGCTTCGGCAAATACCGAGCAGGCGAAAAGCCGGACGTTAGAGCAAAAAAATGAGGAGTCTGGTGATCAGGTCAAATTGACCCGAGAAGATGTTGAAGAGATGGTGGAAGCCCTTGAGAATTTTGCCAACACGGTTCAGACAAGGCTCAATTTTTCCATTGATGACGGCACCGAGGATGTGGTCGTCAAAATTATGGACAAGGAAACCGATGAAGTCATTAAGCAGTTCCCCGCCGAAGAGATACTTAAGCTTCGCGAAAAAATGCAGGATTTAAGCGGTCTTCTTTTCAGTACCAATGTTTAA
- the fliS gene encoding flagellar export chaperone FliS, with protein MVYNALSSYQKVQVSSEINPQKLILMLYDGAIKRISFAREGVINKDPKQRGENLSKAIAIISELNASLRNIEGEEISFLRSLFLVMMQELCKVSLTNDIQTLDRANKYLMELKRIWETSVMGLDNTGKNTNNAKVAQKKDISSMSYSGYEKHGHKTSIAI; from the coding sequence ATGGTATACAATGCCCTTAGTTCTTATCAGAAGGTCCAGGTCAGCAGTGAAATCAATCCACAAAAATTGATCCTCATGCTTTATGACGGCGCCATTAAACGTATCAGCTTTGCCCGGGAAGGGGTAATCAATAAAGATCCCAAGCAAAGAGGCGAAAATCTGAGCAAGGCCATTGCCATTATCTCCGAACTCAACGCATCCCTCCGTAATATTGAGGGGGAAGAGATCTCTTTTTTAAGGAGCCTTTTTTTGGTCATGATGCAGGAACTTTGTAAAGTTTCTCTCACAAACGACATTCAAACCCTGGACCGGGCGAACAAATATCTGATGGAACTTAAGCGGATATGGGAAACCAGTGTAATGGGATTGGACAATACTGGGAAAAATACCAATAATGCTAAAGTTGCTCAAAAAAAAGACATTTCTTCAATGAGTTATTCAGGGTATGAAAAACATGGTCACAAAACAAGTATTGCCATTTAA